AAATCCGCGCCCTCACTGCACATCCAGAGCTAAACCTTTTACAATATCTGCCATGCCCGAATCCTTTGTCATTGCAGGACGCACTTTTACCTCCCGTTTGATCGTCGGCACCGGCAAGTACAAGTCCGGGCCGGAAACCGCCGCCGCCATCGAAGCCTCCGGCGCCGAGATGGTTACCGTCGCCGTACGCCGCGTAAACCTCGACCGCACCAAGGAATCCCTGCTCGACTTTATCGATCCCAAGCGCTACTTCCTGCTACCGAACACTGCGGCCTGCTACACGGCCGAGGAAGCCATTCGCACTGCCCGTCTGGGACGTGAAGTCGGCCTTTCCGATTGGGTCAAAATCGAGGTCATCGGCGACCAGAAGACCCTCTACCCCGACGTCCAGGCCACCATCGAAGCCACTCGTGTATTAGTAAAGGAAGGCTTTACTGTTCTTCCGTATACATCTGATGACATTGTAGTTGCGAAACGACTGCTTGATGTGGGTGCCTCTGCGATTATGCCCCTCGGGGCTCCGATCGGGAGCGGAATGGGCATTCAGAACATCGCCAACATACGCATCTTCCGCGAGATGCTCGAAGGCGTGCCGCTCATCGTCGACGCCGGTGTCGGTACCGCATCCGATGCCGCCATAGCCATGGAACTTGGTGCCGATGGCGTCCTTATGAATACCGGCATTGCTCACGCCGGCGACCCCATCCTCATGGCACAGGCAATGAAGCACGCTGTGATCGCAGGTCGCTCTGCCTACCTCGCCGGACGCATGCCGAAGAAGCTTTACGCTACCGCTAGCTCCCCGCTGGAAGGCGTTGTTCGCTAAGAGTCTGCAGAAAGTGAAAGGGCGGCCGTCTGGCCGCCCCTTTTCTTTTTCCACCGTTGCTATCGTTTGGCGGTAGCATCCGGCGATGGGTTCTCCACTCTCCGCTGCTCAGGCAGCAGGTACACCCGCTCTCCCGGCTTTGTATAGTGCAGTTGTTCCCGGGCTTCGCGTTCGATCGCTTTTGGATCGTTCTTCAGCTCATCCACTTGCTTGGTTAGCCGCTGGTTCTCTTGTTCCAGCTGCTTCAATTCCACCTGTAGCTTTTTGTATTCAGCGCGTTTGTTCTGGTAAACCACCATCCCGTTTGCGCCGAAAATTACGTGGAACCCGAGCCACAACACCAATACCCCTACGGCACCGGTCGCCAGCTTCCGCCGAGCACGGTAAAACGTATCGCAGACGTACTGACACATCTGCCCCAAATCGAAATTCTCGTTCGTCTGCTCGTCCTGCAAATCTACTCCGTCATCCATTTCTTGGCTGCTTCGCTCAGCTTGTGCAGGTCGCTCTCGCTTCGCGATTCTGTGTACACCCTCGCTACCGGTTCGGTACCGGAAAGCCGGTAGCATACCCATGACCCATCATCGAAAACTGCTTTGAATCCATCAGTTCGGACAATTTCCTTCACCTTCCGTCCGAACATTTCTTTCGGATGTGACTCCAACTTGCTAGTGAACTTCGCCTTCATCTCCGGCGTCAAGCGGAAGTTCTCTCGAAGTGGGAAATACGAACCAACTTTAGCAAATATGTCGCGCAGCAGCGCTCCCATCGGCTTCCCTTTTACCGCCACCATTTCGCAACACAGCAATCCCGCCAGCACTCCGTCTTTCTCCGGCACGTGGTAGCGGATTGACATCCCCGCGCTCTCTTCGCCGCCGATCGCGATGGCATCCTTATTGATCAACTCTCCGATGTACTTGAATCCCACCGGTGTCTCATACAACTGCACCTTGTGATGTTCCGCAATCCCGTTGATCAAGTTCGTCGTCGCGACCGACTTCGCCACACCGTTATTCCATCCGCGGCTCTCCACCAGGTACTCGAATAGAAGCGCAATCACGTAGTTCGGTTGGATGAACGTCCCATCTTCGTCCACGATACCAAAGCGGTCCGCGTCACCATCGGTCGCGATCACCAGTTTTGCACCCGTCTCGCGCATCTTCGCTTTCGCGTCCCCGAGCAGGTGATCGTCCGGCTCCGGCGCGTGATTGCCAAACATCACATCGCGATAGTCGTGCACCGTGGCGCAATCGATTCCCGCGCTTCGCAAAAGTTCGTCGGAATATCCGCGAGCGGCGCCCCAGAACGGGTCGAACACGATCTTCATCCCCGACTTCTTGATCGCCTTCAGATCTACGATCTCGCCCAGTCGCTTCATGTATTCCGGCTTGGGATCGCACGCCTGCACTTTGTCCGTTTTGGGTTTCGGACCAGGCGCGGGAGCATTTGGCGACGGATCTTCAGCCGGAACGCTTGCTTCAATATGCTTGGTTACCTCGGGCAGCGCGGGCGCTCCGTCTGGCGTCGAGAACTTGATCCCGCTGTATTCCGGAGGGTTATGAGACGCGGTAATGTTGATCGCGCCATCCGCCTTTGTGCGGATTACCTCGTAGGAAATGGCCGGGGTGGGTGCGGGATCAGCATTCAACATCGGAACAATCCCCTGTTCCGCCAGCACGTCCGAAGCCACCGCCGTGAACTGTTCACCTAAAAACCTCGGGTCACGGCCCACTACAACCCGTGCTCCTTCGGGCCTTACCGAAATGACATATTTAGCAATGCCGGTGACAGCCCGGCGCACGTTTGCGTATGTGAAATCTTCGGCAATAAGACTGCGCCATCCCGATGTACCGAATTTAATAGTGGCAGCCATTTCAAGTTCCTCTTATCTTCTTACCAACAACTATTAAGACGAGAATTCTAACTGATGACAGACGCTCGCATAGTGTTGACTACGACGGATTCGAGAGAAGAAGCCGAAAAAATCGCCAATGCCCTCGTCCATCGTCAACTGGCCGCGTGTGTCAATATCGTTGGGCCGATCACTTCTATTTACAGTTGGAAAGGCAAGGTAGAAAACGCGCAGGAATTCTTGCTTCTGATCAAGACCACCGAGGACGCCTTCGAGCCGCTTCGTGACGCGGTCCGTGAACTGCACTCATATGAACTGCCGGAATTTATCGAGCTGGGAATCAGCCGCGGAGAAGGTAAGTATCTGGCTTGGATTACACAGTCGGTCCACTACGAGTAGCGCTGTCCGCTTTGCGTCCCCGCAAGTTCAGTCTCCAGTAATCCAGTTGAAAAGCAGGGTCCTCAACGGCTTGCCGCACCATATCTTCGACAAACTCGTTCCGCAGCCTTTCATCGGTGATCGCCTGTAGAAACGGCCGCAGGATTACCGTCGGAAGAAACTCGCGATATTCCTCCGCCGACCCGAGCCGAAACGCGGCCGGTTCCAGCCAGGTTTCGATATTCACAAATCCGGCGCGCGTCATTCGTTTTGCGGTCGTTTCTGCCGAGGCGAACTCCCACGGGTATTTCCAGTTCCCAAAGAAGCGCGAATACCGCTCCGAGTGCATCAGGTTCATGATGCGCCGATGCACATCGTGCAGGTTGGCCCCACCGCCACACTGTGCCTCGATTCGCCCGCCCGACTTCAAAGCCATCGCAAGAGAACCAAAAAGAGCGTCATGATCCGGGACCCAATGAAACGAAGCGGTACTGAACACAACGTCGAACTCGGCGGCAAATGGAAGGTTGGCCAGGTCAGCCCGCACAAAGCTCACACGATTTCCGTAGCCGGTTAGGTTGGCTGCAGCCTCGGTAAGCATGTTCTGCGACAGGTCGACGCCCACCACCTCGCCTCGCGGCAACCGATCCAGCAGCTTTGCCGTGAGTCGTCCTGAGCCGCAGCCTGCATCCATCACGCGCTCGTCGCCTGCAAGTTGCAGGCGATCGAGCACCTTCAAGCCCCATTCAAATTGCGGATTGGAGACCTTGTGATAGACCTGCGAGTTCCATTCATGCGCCGATTCGGTCATCTGGTACTAGATTGCGGATAACGCCTCGTCGAGTTCCTTCACGATGTCCGCCACATCCTCAATTCCCACCGAAATTCGCACCATGCCGTCCGTAATACCGATCGCCTTCCGGCCCGCGGCACCCACCGCCGCATGCGTCATTGTCGCCGGATGTGAAATCAACGTCTCCACTCCGCCCAGCGATTCGCCCAGCGAGCACACAGGTCCAACCCGCTTCAGCAGCTTTTTCGCATTTCCAAGCGAACCCGTCTCGAACGTCACCATTCCGCCGAATCCACCCATCTGGCGTTTCGCCAGTTCATGCTGTGGATGTTCCGGCAGTCCCGGGTAGAACACCTTTTTCACCTTCTTGTGATCGTTCAGGAACTCCGCCACGATCTGCCCGTTCTCGTTATGCCGTTCCATGCGGACACCCAGAGTCTTCGCGCCACGCAGAATCAGGAAGCACTCAAACGGCGACAGGATGGCTCCGGAAGCTTTCTGCAGAAATGCCAGCTGCTCCGCTTGCTGCGCCGTCGTGCAGACGATCACGCCGCCCAGGCCGTCGCTATGGCCGTTCAGGAATTTGGTCGTCGAGTGCATCACCATGTCCGCCCCCAGCTCGATCGGGCGCTGGAAGAACGGCGACATAAACGTGTTGTCCACAATCAGTTCGGCTCCGCGCTTATGCGCGATCTTCGCGACGGCTTCGATATCGCTGATCGTCATCAGCGGATTCGTCGGTGTCTCCAGCCAAACGTACTTTGTGTTTTTGCGCATCGCGCGCTCGGTGGCCCGCAGGTCCGACGTATCGACGTACGAGAACTCCAGGCCGAAGTTCGTCATCACCTGGTTGAACAGGCGCGGCGTGCCGCCGTAGACGTTGTCCCCGCAAAGCAGGTGATCCCCCTTCTTCATCATCAGGCAGACAGCGGTAATCGCAGCCATGCCACTGGAAAACACGCGCGCGGCAATTCCGCCTTCCAAAGCAGCAAGGTTCTCCTGCAAACGATCGCGCGTCGGATTCGTTACTCGCGCGTACTCGTAGCCCTTCTTCGGCTTCCCAAGTTCTTCCTGGACGTAAGTGGAGGTAGCGTAGATGGGAGCGCTGACGGCGCCGGTTTCGATGTCAGGCTCTCCGCCAGCGTGAATCGTCTTGGTAGAAAAACCGTATTTGGATATCTCTTTCTTCTTAGCCATGATTGCCTCTGATCTTTCTGATGTGAACTGCTTCTTCCTCACCCACAAAAAATGCGGCACGAAGCCGCATTTAGATTACCCAATCCCAATTACCCGTCTACCCGATCAGTACGTCTCAAAGATGTTCTTCGACAAATACCTCTCCGCCGAATCTGGCACAATCGTCGCCACGCGCTTGCCGGGACCGAGTTTTTTCGCCACCTGCATCGCGGCCCACACATTTGCACCGGCGCTTGATCCGGCCATCACGCCTTCCTGCCGCGCCAACTGACGCACCATCTCGAACGCGTCCGGATCCTTCACCATGATGATCTCGTTTGCAAGGTCCCCGTGAAATGTCGACGGAATGAAGCTTGCTCCGATGCCTTCGATCTTGTGATCGCCCGGAGGCCCACCGCCCAGCACCGATCCCTGCGTTTCCACCGCTACCGCAATCGCTCCCGGACAATGCTCCTTCACATATCGCGCCACGCCGCTGAATGTTCCGCCGGTGCCTGCGCCAATCACCACGGCATCCACCCGGCCACCCATCTGCTCCACGATCTCGCGACCCGTGGTGTGATAGTGATACTCCGGGTTTGCCTGG
The sequence above is a segment of the Terriglobales bacterium genome. Coding sequences within it:
- a CDS encoding thiazole synthase, yielding MPESFVIAGRTFTSRLIVGTGKYKSGPETAAAIEASGAEMVTVAVRRVNLDRTKESLLDFIDPKRYFLLPNTAACYTAEEAIRTARLGREVGLSDWVKIEVIGDQKTLYPDVQATIEATRVLVKEGFTVLPYTSDDIVVAKRLLDVGASAIMPLGAPIGSGMGIQNIANIRIFREMLEGVPLIVDAGVGTASDAAIAMELGADGVLMNTGIAHAGDPILMAQAMKHAVIAGRSAYLAGRMPKKLYATASSPLEGVVR
- a CDS encoding septum formation initiator family protein encodes the protein MDDGVDLQDEQTNENFDLGQMCQYVCDTFYRARRKLATGAVGVLVLWLGFHVIFGANGMVVYQNKRAEYKKLQVELKQLEQENQRLTKQVDELKNDPKAIEREAREQLHYTKPGERVYLLPEQRRVENPSPDATAKR
- a CDS encoding phosphoglucomutase/phosphomannomutase family protein; the protein is MAATIKFGTSGWRSLIAEDFTYANVRRAVTGIAKYVISVRPEGARVVVGRDPRFLGEQFTAVASDVLAEQGIVPMLNADPAPTPAISYEVIRTKADGAINITASHNPPEYSGIKFSTPDGAPALPEVTKHIEASVPAEDPSPNAPAPGPKPKTDKVQACDPKPEYMKRLGEIVDLKAIKKSGMKIVFDPFWGAARGYSDELLRSAGIDCATVHDYRDVMFGNHAPEPDDHLLGDAKAKMRETGAKLVIATDGDADRFGIVDEDGTFIQPNYVIALLFEYLVESRGWNNGVAKSVATTNLINGIAEHHKVQLYETPVGFKYIGELINKDAIAIGGEESAGMSIRYHVPEKDGVLAGLLCCEMVAVKGKPMGALLRDIFAKVGSYFPLRENFRLTPEMKAKFTSKLESHPKEMFGRKVKEIVRTDGFKAVFDDGSWVCYRLSGTEPVARVYTESRSESDLHKLSEAAKKWMTE
- the cutA gene encoding divalent-cation tolerance protein CutA, with the protein product MTDARIVLTTTDSREEAEKIANALVHRQLAACVNIVGPITSIYSWKGKVENAQEFLLLIKTTEDAFEPLRDAVRELHSYELPEFIELGISRGEGKYLAWITQSVHYE
- a CDS encoding methyltransferase domain-containing protein, whose amino-acid sequence is MTESAHEWNSQVYHKVSNPQFEWGLKVLDRLQLAGDERVMDAGCGSGRLTAKLLDRLPRGEVVGVDLSQNMLTEAAANLTGYGNRVSFVRADLANLPFAAEFDVVFSTASFHWVPDHDALFGSLAMALKSGGRIEAQCGGGANLHDVHRRIMNLMHSERYSRFFGNWKYPWEFASAETTAKRMTRAGFVNIETWLEPAAFRLGSAEEYREFLPTVILRPFLQAITDERLRNEFVEDMVRQAVEDPAFQLDYWRLNLRGRKADSATRSGPTV
- a CDS encoding PLP-dependent aspartate aminotransferase family protein; protein product: MAKKKEISKYGFSTKTIHAGGEPDIETGAVSAPIYATSTYVQEELGKPKKGYEYARVTNPTRDRLQENLAALEGGIAARVFSSGMAAITAVCLMMKKGDHLLCGDNVYGGTPRLFNQVMTNFGLEFSYVDTSDLRATERAMRKNTKYVWLETPTNPLMTISDIEAVAKIAHKRGAELIVDNTFMSPFFQRPIELGADMVMHSTTKFLNGHSDGLGGVIVCTTAQQAEQLAFLQKASGAILSPFECFLILRGAKTLGVRMERHNENGQIVAEFLNDHKKVKKVFYPGLPEHPQHELAKRQMGGFGGMVTFETGSLGNAKKLLKRVGPVCSLGESLGGVETLISHPATMTHAAVGAAGRKAIGITDGMVRISVGIEDVADIVKELDEALSAI
- the cysK gene encoding cysteine synthase A, coding for MKTQEATRLRVAESITELVGETPLLHLRRLVPSDSADIYVKLEYLNPGGSIKDRAAIGMIKDAEEKGVLKDGATIIEATAGNTGVGLALIGVNKGYRVIFCVPQKFSKEKVMIMQALGAEVIRTPDDEGMAGAIKRARDLAAKIPNSYLPLQFENQANPEYHYHTTGREIVEQMGGRVDAVVIGAGTGGTFSGVARYVKEHCPGAIAVAVETQGSVLGGGPPGDHKIEGIGASFIPSTFHGDLANEIIMVKDPDAFEMVRQLARQEGVMAGSSAGANVWAAMQVAKKLGPGKRVATIVPDSAERYLSKNIFETY